In the Topomyia yanbarensis strain Yona2022 chromosome 3, ASM3024719v1, whole genome shotgun sequence genome, one interval contains:
- the LOC131690652 gene encoding pre-mRNA-splicing factor 38B isoform X2, with the protein MGERKYNELEPANSGEHPGFQLLQRYVVVSLFKLKTYHEVVDEIYYQVKHLEPWERGSRKTSGQTGMCGGVRGVGAGGIVSTAFCLLYKLYTLRLTRKQVNGLLTHGDSPYIRALGFMYLRYTQPPADLYDWYESYLLDDEEIDVKAGGGQTMTIGQMIRQWLVKLDWFSTLFPRIPVPIQKQIQSKLEQFAKENNVTFSEPAADRYSKAGARTYERPGTATTRDDYRGGESSRASKFAGHCDRDREPARSSRSDWDDDRWRERERDRDRDRDTVRDRRDRDRDYDRGRDKHRERRSRSRDRDRRDRDRDYDRERKYR; encoded by the exons ATGGGGGAACGAAAGTACAATGAACTTGAACCCGCTAATTCTGGCGAACATCCAGGGTTCCAGCTACTTCAAAGGTATGTTGTAG TGTCCTTGTTCAAATTGAAGACTTATCACGAAGTTGTGGACGAAATCTACTACCAGGTCAAACATTTAGAACCGTGGGAAAGAGGCTCACGTAAAACGTCTGGTCAGACTGGAATGTGTGGCGGG GTACGAGGGGTTGGTGCCGGAGGAATCGTTTCTACCGCGTTCTGCCTTCTGTATAAATTGTACACGTTGCGGCTGACGCGCAAACAGGTGAATGGATTACTCACTCACGGTGATTCGCCATATATTAGAGCTTTAG GCTTTATGTACCTAAGATATACACAACCTCCAGCAGATTTGTACGATTGGTATGAATCTTACCTTTTGGACGAtgaagaaattgatgtaaaagcTGGAGGTGGACAG ACTATGACAATCGGACAAATGATTCGACAATGGCTTGTCAAACTAGACTGGTTCTCAACGCTTTTTCCGCGTATTCCCGttcctattcaaaagcaaattcaGTCTAAGTTGGAACAGTTCGCTAAGGAAAACAATGTTACATTTTCCGAGCCAGCGGCCGATCGCTACAGTAAAGCCGGCGCTCGGACATACGAACGACCCGGTACGGCAACCACGCGAGATGATTATCGTGGTGGAGAGTCGAGTCGTGCATCTAAATTCGCTGGACACTGCGATCGTGATCGGGAGCCGGCCAGATCTTCGCGAAGTGACTGGGATGACGACCGGTGGCGCGAGAGAGAAAGGGATAGAGATCGTGATAGAGATACGGTACGAGACAGGCGAGATCGCGATCGGGACTACGACCGTGGTAGGGATAAACATCGCGAAAGGCGATCCCGTTCAAGGGACCGAGATAGACGAGATCGGGACAGAGATTACGATCGAGAGCGAAAGTATCGCTAG
- the LOC131690652 gene encoding pre-mRNA-splicing factor 38B isoform X1, whose protein sequence is MESEYYEDQQQNPPKKSAKQNNALPLWGNESTMNLNPLILANIQGSSYFKVSLFKLKTYHEVVDEIYYQVKHLEPWERGSRKTSGQTGMCGGVRGVGAGGIVSTAFCLLYKLYTLRLTRKQVNGLLTHGDSPYIRALGFMYLRYTQPPADLYDWYESYLLDDEEIDVKAGGGQTMTIGQMIRQWLVKLDWFSTLFPRIPVPIQKQIQSKLEQFAKENNVTFSEPAADRYSKAGARTYERPGTATTRDDYRGGESSRASKFAGHCDRDREPARSSRSDWDDDRWRERERDRDRDRDTVRDRRDRDRDYDRGRDKHRERRSRSRDRDRRDRDRDYDRERKYR, encoded by the exons ATGGAATCTGAGTATTATGAAG ATCAACAACAGAACCCACCGAAGAAATCGGCAAAGCAGAACAACGCACTGCCACTATGGGGGAACGAAAGTACAATGAACTTGAACCCGCTAATTCTGGCGAACATCCAGGGTTCCAGCTACTTCAAAG TGTCCTTGTTCAAATTGAAGACTTATCACGAAGTTGTGGACGAAATCTACTACCAGGTCAAACATTTAGAACCGTGGGAAAGAGGCTCACGTAAAACGTCTGGTCAGACTGGAATGTGTGGCGGG GTACGAGGGGTTGGTGCCGGAGGAATCGTTTCTACCGCGTTCTGCCTTCTGTATAAATTGTACACGTTGCGGCTGACGCGCAAACAGGTGAATGGATTACTCACTCACGGTGATTCGCCATATATTAGAGCTTTAG GCTTTATGTACCTAAGATATACACAACCTCCAGCAGATTTGTACGATTGGTATGAATCTTACCTTTTGGACGAtgaagaaattgatgtaaaagcTGGAGGTGGACAG ACTATGACAATCGGACAAATGATTCGACAATGGCTTGTCAAACTAGACTGGTTCTCAACGCTTTTTCCGCGTATTCCCGttcctattcaaaagcaaattcaGTCTAAGTTGGAACAGTTCGCTAAGGAAAACAATGTTACATTTTCCGAGCCAGCGGCCGATCGCTACAGTAAAGCCGGCGCTCGGACATACGAACGACCCGGTACGGCAACCACGCGAGATGATTATCGTGGTGGAGAGTCGAGTCGTGCATCTAAATTCGCTGGACACTGCGATCGTGATCGGGAGCCGGCCAGATCTTCGCGAAGTGACTGGGATGACGACCGGTGGCGCGAGAGAGAAAGGGATAGAGATCGTGATAGAGATACGGTACGAGACAGGCGAGATCGCGATCGGGACTACGACCGTGGTAGGGATAAACATCGCGAAAGGCGATCCCGTTCAAGGGACCGAGATAGACGAGATCGGGACAGAGATTACGATCGAGAGCGAAAGTATCGCTAG
- the LOC131689689 gene encoding raf homolog serine/threonine-protein kinase Raf-like → MVGNLMAVFDDSSNSRSSNFICKVKSSNGNSVVGGSSNIFISAPSAKLATIPSLFLYETAAGLSNQMSAETDDTDDEQQVALDPYSQLEEDLRNIKSVIHVTRENIDALNAKFADFQQPPALYLEEYQELTSKLHDLETKEQELVERKSQMQAQCERESTSEPSEPPDPEERVEVDSMCGTLSRTSKMLLRAHLPNQQRTSVQVIPGMRLKDALAKALKRRNLTCDICEVTSAISDYPIPWDTDVCSLHCEEVFVRILDIGFPTYISHQFIRKTFFSLAFCECCRRLLFTGFYCNQCNYRFHQRCVDKVPPICSKRHMDHIYHHLLANPESTVGIINPGTGGYGTSLRHPRSLNQQDRSNSAPNVCINNVMKPLFGADSRALINCRPLQAQVNQEHSHSTQASPTNTLKHSKRPRARSADESNKNLLSPRDSKQSEENWNIQAEEILIGQRIGSGSFGTVYKAHWHGPVAVKTLNVKTPSAAQLQAFKNEVAMLKKTRHCNILLFMGCVSKPSLAIVTQWCEGSSLYKHIHVNETKFKLNTLIDIARQAAQGMDYLHAKNIIHRDLKSNNIFLHDDFSVKIGDFGLATAKVRWSGSQQSNQPTGSILWMAPEVIRMKDQNPYSFQSDVYAFGIVLYEMLTEQLPYNHINNKDQILFMVGCGKLRPDLTKVRSDCPQALKRCVEDCIKFSREERPLFRLLLNMLENMLRTLPKFHRSASEPNFTQSQLQNDDFLYLCSSPKTPVNFHNFQFYNGTGII, encoded by the exons ATGGTGGGCAATTTAATGGCCGTATTCGATGATAGCAGCAACAGCAGGAGCAGTAATTTTATTTGCAAGGTGAAAAGTAGCAATGGTAATAGCGTTGTCGGTGGCAGTAGCAACATTTTTATCTCAGCACCATCAGCGAAATTGGCTACAATTCCCAGCCTGTTCTTGTACGAGACCGCCGCGGGTCTATCGAATCAAATGTCGGCCGAAACGGACGATACAGATGATGAACAGCAGGTGGCTCTCGATCCGTACTCGCAGCTCGAGGAGGACTTGCGGAACATTAAATCCGTGATTCATGTTACCCGGGAGAATATCGATGCACTCAATGCCAAGTTCGCGGACTTTCAGCAACCCCCGGCCCTCTATCTAGAGGAGTACCAGGAGCTGACCTCGAAATTGCACGACCTCGAAACCAAGGAGCAGGAGCTGGTGGAGCGGAAAAGCCAGATGCAGGCCCAGTGCGAACGAGAATCGACAAGTGAACCTAGTGAACCTCCGGATCCGGAGGAACGGGTTGAG GTCGACAGTATGTGTGGCACGCTCAGTCGTACGTCCAAAATGCTGCTAAGGGCGCATCTGCCCAACCAGCAGCGCACTTCTGTCCAGGTAATACCAGGAATGCGCTTGAAAGATGCTCTCGCGAAGGCTCTAAAACGTCGCAATCTGACCTGCGACATATGTGAGGTGACATCGGCCATCAGTGACTACCCGATCCCATGGGACACGGATGTTTGTTCGCTGCACTGCGAGGAAGTATTTGTTCGCATTCTAGATATTGGTTTTCCCACGTATATCTCGCATCAATTTATTCGGAAGACGTTCTTCTCGTTGGCCTTTTGCGAATGCTGTCGTAGATTGCTTTTTACCGGATTTTACTGCAATCAGTGCAACTATCGATTCCATCAGCGCTGTGTGGATAAAGTTCCTCCGATCTGCAGCAAGCGACATATGGACCACATTTACCATCATCTGTTGGCCAACCCGGAAAGTACGGTTGGGATAATAAACCCGGGTACCGGAGGATACGGTACTAGTCTGCGACATCCACGCTCACTCAATCAGCAGGATCGATCCAATTCGGCACCGAATGTGTGTATAAATAACGTGATGAAACCCTTATTCGGAGCCGATAGTCGGGCGCTGATCAACTGTAGACCGTTGCAG GCCCAAGTGAATCAGGAACACTCACATTCCACTCAAGCATCACCAACAAACACGTTGAAGCACAGCAAACGACCGAGAGCGCGATCGGCCGATGAAAGCAATAAGAATCTGCTGTCGCCGCGGGATTCGAAGCAGTCCGAAGAAAATTGG AATATCCAAGCGGAGGAGATCCTGATCGGTCAACGCATCGGATCCGGCTCGTTCGGGACTGTGTACAAGGCCCACTGGCACGGTCCGGTTGCCGTCAAGACGTTGAATGTGAAGACACCCAGCGCGGCGCAGCTGCAGGCATTCAAGAATGAGGTCGCCATGCTGAAGAAAACTCGTCACTGTAATATACTGTTATTCATGGGTTGTGTAAGTAAACCATCGCTTGCGATCGTCACGCAGTGGTGCGAGGGCAGCAGTCTGTACAAGCATATTCACGTTAACGAGACAAAGTTTAAACTGAATACGTTGATCGACATCGCTCGACAGGCGGCACAGGGTATGGACTACTTGCATGCCAAGAACATCATCCATCGGGATCTGAAGTCGAACAATATCTTTTTGCATGACgatttttcggtgaaaattgGCGATTTCGGTTTGGCCACGGCCAAAGTTCGGTGGTCTGGTTCGCAACAGTCCAATCAACCGACGGGCAGTATTCTATGGATGGCACCGGAGGTAATTCGCATGAAGGATCAAAATCCTTATTCTTTTCAGAGTGATGTTTACGCATTTGGTATCGTCCTATATGAGATGCTGACTGAACAGCTACCCTACAATCACATCAACAACAAGGATCAGATCCTGTTTATGGTCGGTTGTGGCAAACTGCGGCCTGATCTCACCAAGGTACGCTCCGACTGCCCGCAAGCGTTGAAGCGCTGCGTAGAGGATTGTATTAAATTTAGCCGCGAGGAGAGACCGCTTTTCCGACTGCTACTGAACATGCTCGAAAATATGCTCCGGACGTTGCCGAAATTCCATCGTAGCGCAAGTGAGCCCAACTTTACCCAATCACAGCTCCAGAACGACGACTTTCTGTATCTGTGCTCGAGCCCAAAAACACCAGTGAATTTCCACAACTTTCAATTCTATAACGGCACCGGCATCATTTAG